Proteins from one Desulfonema limicola genomic window:
- a CDS encoding M16 family metallopeptidase, giving the protein MLKVKFKNLIFFIVILFFLNSCSSVNYKTQDQSRSKPVWPHETSDLQPDPALKFKVLSNGFKYVLMQNTTPKDRVSMHLAIQAGSFHETDEQQGAAHFLEHMLFNGSEHFKPGELVKYFQSIGMDFGPDANAHTGFFSTGYDILLPKGDEKSLADGLLVMQDYAQSALLLPDEIERERKVILAEKRSRDSSSYRTFVSTLQFELPEMRLSRRIPIGIEQTIKKADQALLKDFYDTWYRPDNMFLVMTGDFDLDTASSLIEKKFNSMTPRLPAKPEPEIGALNHKGIKTFYHYEKEAGNTDITIEVLRKKIPEPDSFAFQKKYLIQTIADQIVQNRLETMVRKPDTPFTQASIGSGIYARYIEYGTISAKSSPEKWKQTLSVLEQTLRTALEYGFTEPELERVKKDYIAGLEKAVSNASTRSSSVLARKIIDSINSDKVFQSPAQEKDIYEPVINSLTLAQVHNALKEAWSPEHRLIIITGNAQIKEQDKTPEQTILSVFNTSRKKTVSGPDALSAVNFPYLPVTEEPGRIKEQKQINDLEIIQIDFENNIRLNLKKTDFKANEVLASLNFGLGKSGEPETKPGLAELSDAIINESGLGTLDRDELDRALTGKNTNLRFVVNQDTFSLKGYSTSSEIELLFQLMYAYIKDPGFRQDAYILTMERFAQGYQELSRTINGAMTLSGSRFLAGGDSRFGLPGYEEFKKLNLKDVQDWIAPIIKNAPLELSIAGDFDPEKAIALGARYFGTLEPRNIEHRHIQSRYPVFPKGKTLEIEVETNIPKGEVRVAYPSEDIWNINKTRRLASLAVIFSDRLREVIREKLGATYSPYAYNSPSKAYKGFGILQAVISIDPDDADIVVKEIKKIISDLSNNGVTKDEIQRAVAPALTSIKDMRQKNNYWLDTVMSGSKEHPEQIEWSRTIEKDYASITKQELTELAEQYLDNNKAAVIIIRPLKKTGEKSN; this is encoded by the coding sequence ATGCTTAAAGTAAAATTCAAAAATTTGATTTTTTTTATTGTAATCTTATTTTTTCTTAATTCATGTTCATCAGTTAATTATAAAACTCAGGATCAATCCAGGTCTAAACCTGTATGGCCCCATGAAACAAGTGATTTACAGCCTGATCCTGCTTTAAAATTCAAGGTTCTGTCTAATGGATTCAAATATGTTCTTATGCAGAATACTACTCCAAAAGACAGGGTCAGTATGCATCTGGCAATCCAGGCAGGTTCATTTCATGAAACAGATGAACAGCAGGGAGCAGCTCATTTCCTGGAACATATGCTGTTTAATGGTTCAGAACATTTTAAACCAGGAGAACTTGTAAAATACTTCCAGAGCATAGGAATGGATTTTGGTCCTGATGCAAATGCACATACAGGTTTTTTTTCAACAGGTTATGATATCCTGCTCCCAAAAGGTGATGAAAAAAGCCTGGCTGACGGTCTTCTTGTTATGCAGGATTATGCTCAAAGCGCCCTGCTTTTACCTGATGAGATAGAACGGGAAAGAAAGGTGATTCTTGCAGAAAAGAGATCCCGTGATTCATCATCCTACCGTACCTTTGTTTCAACCCTCCAGTTTGAACTGCCTGAAATGAGGCTTTCCAGGAGAATTCCCATTGGCATAGAACAAACCATTAAAAAGGCTGACCAGGCTTTGCTAAAAGATTTTTATGATACCTGGTACAGGCCTGATAATATGTTTCTGGTTATGACAGGAGACTTTGATCTTGATACTGCTTCATCATTAATTGAAAAAAAATTTAATTCCATGACTCCCCGTTTACCTGCTAAACCTGAGCCTGAGATAGGAGCTTTAAATCATAAAGGTATAAAAACCTTTTACCACTATGAAAAAGAAGCTGGAAATACCGATATAACCATTGAGGTTTTAAGGAAAAAAATTCCTGAACCTGATTCTTTTGCTTTTCAAAAAAAATATCTTATACAAACTATTGCAGACCAGATAGTACAAAACCGCCTGGAAACCATGGTCCGTAAACCTGATACTCCTTTTACACAGGCTTCAATTGGTTCAGGAATCTATGCAAGATATATTGAATATGGAACTATTTCAGCCAAGAGCAGCCCTGAAAAATGGAAACAAACCCTTTCAGTACTTGAGCAAACCCTGAGAACAGCACTTGAGTACGGTTTTACGGAACCAGAGCTTGAAAGGGTAAAAAAAGACTATATTGCAGGTCTGGAAAAAGCAGTCAGTAATGCATCAACCCGCAGCAGCAGTGTCCTTGCCCGTAAGATTATAGATTCTATAAACTCAGATAAGGTTTTTCAATCTCCTGCCCAGGAAAAAGATATTTATGAGCCTGTAATAAACTCCCTGACCTTAGCTCAGGTTCATAATGCTTTAAAAGAAGCCTGGTCTCCTGAACACAGGCTGATTATAATAACAGGCAATGCCCAAATAAAAGAACAAGACAAAACTCCTGAACAGACCATATTATCTGTATTTAACACCAGTAGAAAAAAAACAGTATCCGGGCCTGATGCTTTAAGTGCAGTAAATTTTCCTTACCTGCCTGTTACTGAAGAACCTGGCAGAATAAAAGAACAAAAGCAGATTAATGACCTGGAAATTATCCAGATTGATTTTGAAAACAATATACGCCTGAATTTGAAAAAAACAGATTTTAAAGCAAATGAAGTGCTTGCAAGTCTTAATTTTGGTTTAGGAAAATCTGGAGAACCAGAAACAAAACCAGGGCTTGCAGAATTAAGTGATGCAATAATCAATGAAAGCGGGCTGGGAACTTTGGACAGGGATGAACTTGACCGTGCCTTAACTGGAAAAAATACAAATCTTCGTTTTGTCGTAAACCAGGACACCTTTTCTTTAAAAGGATACAGTACCAGCAGTGAAATTGAATTATTGTTTCAGCTTATGTATGCATATATTAAAGATCCAGGGTTCAGGCAGGATGCCTATATCCTGACAATGGAACGCTTTGCCCAGGGATACCAGGAACTTTCACGCACCATTAACGGGGCTATGACCCTTTCTGGATCAAGATTTCTGGCAGGCGGGGATTCCCGCTTTGGTCTTCCCGGGTATGAAGAATTTAAAAAGCTGAATCTTAAGGATGTTCAGGATTGGATTGCTCCCATAATCAAAAATGCTCCTTTGGAATTATCAATAGCAGGAGATTTTGATCCTGAAAAAGCAATAGCCCTTGGTGCCCGATATTTTGGAACCCTTGAACCCCGAAATATTGAACATAGGCATATTCAATCAAGATATCCAGTCTTTCCCAAAGGAAAAACCCTTGAGATTGAAGTAGAAACAAATATTCCCAAAGGTGAAGTCAGGGTGGCATATCCAAGTGAAGATATTTGGAATATCAATAAAACCCGAAGGCTTGCATCCCTGGCAGTAATTTTCTCAGACAGGCTGAGGGAAGTAATCCGTGAAAAACTTGGAGCAACATATTCACCTTATGCCTATAATTCACCTTCAAAGGCATACAAAGGATTCGGCATTCTTCAGGCTGTTATAAGCATAGACCCTGATGATGCAGATATTGTTGTTAAAGAAATTAAAAAGATAATTTCAGACCTGTCAAACAACGGGGTAACAAAAGATGAAATACAAAGAGCTGTTGCTCCAGCCCTGACCAGCATAAAGGATATGCGCCAGAAAAATAATTACTGGCTTGATACGGTTATGTCAGGTTCAAAAGAACATCCTGAACAGATTGAATGGAGCCGTACCATAGAAAAGGATTATGCTTCAATTACAAAGCAGGAACTTACAGAACTGGCAGAACAATACCTGGATAATAACAAAGCAGCAGTAATTATAATAAGGCCCTTAAAGAAAACCGGAGAGAAATCCAATTAA
- a CDS encoding SDR family NAD(P)-dependent oxidoreductase, with the protein MSCVPVIIVTGASRGIGSEIARWLAKTGACLTLVARSETSLNEVAKDVKNLGGNAVVVGADIAGRDACFYAVRETLKHFGSIDGLINNAGILDPIIPIADVNPNAWTYNVEVNLFGAFYMAQAAIPELRKTKGRIINISSDAAEEPIEAWGAYCVSKAALTQFTRVLAVEELSITSISVRPGVVDTQMQAQIRKQGSMVMSQEKAAFFQRLKDEGKLMPPHIPARSIAWLALKAPKEMSGEFVEYDTPEISEPALELFGE; encoded by the coding sequence AATTGGTTCTGAAATTGCACGATGGCTTGCTAAAACAGGGGCCTGTTTAACACTTGTAGCTCGTTCAGAAACATCTCTTAATGAAGTTGCAAAAGATGTAAAAAACCTGGGTGGAAATGCTGTTGTTGTAGGTGCTGATATTGCAGGGAGAGATGCATGTTTTTATGCTGTCAGGGAAACTCTGAAACATTTTGGCAGTATTGACGGGCTGATAAATAATGCAGGAATTCTTGACCCTATAATACCTATTGCAGATGTTAATCCCAATGCCTGGACATATAATGTAGAAGTGAATCTTTTTGGTGCATTTTACATGGCTCAGGCAGCTATTCCTGAATTAAGAAAAACAAAGGGCAGAATTATAAATATCAGCAGTGATGCTGCTGAAGAGCCTATTGAAGCATGGGGAGCATATTGTGTTTCAAAAGCAGCATTGACTCAATTCACAAGGGTTCTTGCTGTTGAAGAATTATCCATTACATCTATATCTGTCCGCCCTGGTGTGGTTGATACTCAAATGCAGGCACAGATTAGAAAACAAGGCTCTATGGTTATGAGTCAAGAAAAAGCAGCATTTTTTCAGCGTCTTAAAGATGAAGGAAAGCTTATGCCGCCCCATATTCCTGCCAGATCCATTGCATGGCTGGCACTAAAGGCTCCAAAGGAAATGAGTGGTGAATTTGTTGAATATGATACACCTGAAATTTCAGAACCTGCACTGGAGTTGTTTGGAGAATAA